DNA sequence from the Candidatus Nealsonbacteria bacterium genome:
TTGTTTTTTAAAAAGATTGAAAAAATAAGGTTTTTCTATATAAACTCTCTTTGGTCTGGTTAAAGGAATATTAACCAAAGATCCTGCAAAAATCAACAATAACATTAAAAAAGTGGCTTCCTCTGCAAAACCTAAATTCCCAAATCCAAAACTAATAATACGAAAAAAAACTAAAATAAACAAGAGGGGCAGCGATAAAGCTAACAAAATAATGATTAAACAACCGAAGGGAATTAAATACATGTTTTTATTTTTTTCCTTTGATAAAAAACGCTTTAAGTTCTGTTATAATATCTTTTATTCTGTCATATTCAATTATCTTATCAGCGATTCCCTTAGTTGTGTCCTTAATTCGCGTTCCTCGTTTCATAATTACTATAATTTTCTTACCAAGAGCATATGCTATTCCTGCCTCAATTGCCCGTCCTGTTGGCTTATCGGTCATATCAATTAGCAAGGCATCCGATTTTTGAATTTCCTCTTTTGATCTTTGCATGAGATCCTTGGGATTATCAAAAACTTTTTGATAATTTTCTACGTCTCGAATAAAACTAAAGTCTTCGAACCCAGCGGATTTAACAATGGAACATAATTGTTCTATCGTTTCTCTACTATCTCCAAATGACGATGTAATGTAAGCTCTCATACCTTTTTATATACCGTGACATTTCTTATCTCAGTAGCAGAAGCTTCGCTTCGCTACGGGATTACGCGTTGTCATACGCCATGACAACGCTTATATTTTTTCCCACTTCCACACGGACAAGGATCGTTTCGGCCGGGAGTTTCTTTAGTTTTGGGAAAATAAGCAGCTGAAGAAGCGTTATCCCTTAAGGTATTTTGATTTGGTTCTTTCCTTATCTCGGCTTTTAAAATAGATTGAATAATTGCTGATTCAATAATTTTTAAAAGATTTTTAAAACGCTGATGGCCTTCGGTTTTATATTCAACTAAAGG
Encoded proteins:
- a CDS encoding nucleoside 2-deoxyribosyltransferase; its protein translation is MRAYITSSFGDSRETIEQLCSIVKSAGFEDFSFIRDVENYQKVFDNPKDLMQRSKEEIQKSDALLIDMTDKPTGRAIEAGIAYALGKKIIVIMKRGTRIKDTTKGIADKIIEYDRIKDIITELKAFFIKGKK